In Drosophila subpulchrella strain 33 F10 #4 breed RU33 chromosome X, RU_Dsub_v1.1 Primary Assembly, whole genome shotgun sequence, the DNA window GACTTTATGAATGCAAGTCTTGGGCTTGGCCAGCTCGCCAGATCGAAGAGCCACTAATGGCAGCGAGTTTTTAGAGGGGCCGGACCCTCCTCCCGTTCTCGTTTCCCATCGCCATCTCTCTATAGAGTGGGTATACCCAACCATCTCCCCGAGGGGAGTGCAAAAACGGAACGATACGATGCTAGAAAATAGCCCCAGAGAATGTGCCCGCTGCTGTTAGAAGAATCGAGAAAAGGCAGGAGAAAGATTTGTGGAAAGACCACAACATTCTGGGAAAAAACCAGAATCAACTACAACTAAATGTGGATGCAATTCCTTTTTAATGTGAAATCATTTTCAAAATTAGTTAggcttttaaataattctctTTTAAGATCATTTAAATAATCTAGAAAAGGCCCAGTGAAGTTATAGATTACAATAGCCTGTAATGCTtaagtaaattataatatatttttgttagtTAAGAACTTATTATTATGGGTGCTTTAAGAAAGGTGGTTAGAAAATTAATTGAGGAAAGTACACTTACTACAGAATATTTAACTTAAGATTAAggaattatgtttttatattatcaTATAGCAAGTACGTATGCTTAAAGaagtataataaattaaagaaGAATAATATTCCTATTACTATGTATTCTTAACCTTTTACTATAAAATACTTCTCAAAAGGTTGAAGAATAATGTGTTTTATAAAATCATATAGCAAGTATCTCATGCTTAAGCAACTATCTTTGGaatttaatattcatattatGGCTTATTGCATTCGCAGCTCTATTTGGTCAGCATCGTTAGCTGATAAAATGGGCACCCATTAATTTATTCACTCGCCTCTTTCGCCTTtgtcttattattattagttcGGAACTGTCAATAAGGCAAGGTCACCGGTCGGTTAAGGAAACGAGTGGCGGTGTGAGAACTCTTGAGATTCCGAAGATAAATAGGAGAGACTAGTTGAAAGGTGACCTAGACAAGTGGTACCCCCCATTAGAGCGTAAAATGGAAAAGGAAATGATCTGCACTAGCttaggaatattttttctaatatttaaGGTTCTCAACTTGTTTATATTTTGGAAATATCAATTATttgtaattataataattgACTATGggaataatattagtttttagtaTCGtagatatattttataaactaTGGAATATTCTTTGGCATAGAATAATCTTTTGCAATGTTTAGGAACTGTGTGAAAAATAGTCATCTAAATTTATTAAGCATTAAAAACAGACTGAGTTATATGTGTTTGTATCAAAAAATATGTACCAGCAAATCTGTTATGATGTTTCGagaataatattaatattattattaaatattttactatttGTTGTACAATAAGAGTAACTAAAACCATTGCTTTCCCCATTTCAGTGATCACCTCGGGATCAGGATGTCGGCTGCCACGCACATGGCAATGCCGGCTCATGCCGTCCCGCCGCCCGGAACGCCACCGGTGCTGGGGGGCAGCGGGTGCTCCAATCTCAATCTCAATCTCAGCCTGCCGGCGGGCAAGCGTGGCCACAAGCGCAGCGTATCGCTGGAGAACAACGCCCCCTTGGCGCTGCGCGGCACGCCCAGTTTGGGCCAATCCTCGCTGGGATCGCCGCTGCTGCAGTTTGGCCAGGGTCCCAATCCGGGACCAGGACACTCGCAGGCCTTCCACACGGGCACCCTGAAGTCCCGCCAGGAGCAGCGGCGGTTGAGCCAGAAATTCGGGAGTCACAGCAATCTGGATGACGAGGGCGTGGGCATTGGAGTGGGCGGGGGCATGGGCGGTGGCATGGGCCTCCACATGCGCAGCAAGTTCCAGAACATCCGTCAGATGTTCGAGCTCAGTCGCAGCTGCGTGGGCGGCGggggcggcggcggtggtgggTGTGGCGACGGCAGAGGGGGCGGGGCCGAGGAGGAGGCGATGCAATCACTGCCGGCAACATtgccccagcagcagcagcagcagaggcGGACCACGCCCATCGCCGGCGGAAGTCGcccgcagcaacagcaactggGCGAGGCGGAACAGGTGAGGCCCTCATATATACActaagaaaaataatttaaaatatatatgatttaaatacattaaatattCAGGTTGATCATGTTGTTtagaattttcttttttcttatATAACAGTTATAACtgttataactttaaaatctagttaattattatatatgatcttatacacagagaaaattctgacatTCTTaaatctgagttgaaaatgttcttaaaaatagaacgacatttttaagttgaaaatgtttttattttgctcgaatcaagttgaattggcggtatttatgtactttgtatatatataaaaataaactattagttcagtccgtagtgtatacttaaaagttgttaaataatctcaatttaacttttctcttctcaccatttcgttctaatattgagaacattgataccaaaatgtacttacacggtttttaagaacgaatgttctcaattcaagaacaattttCTAggatatttctctctgtgtaggtTACATAACCAGGACTAACACATTTTCAaatgattatttattatatagaTGATAATAAAGCTTACAAAACTAAGGCTAACGCATTTTTAAAGGATTGTACAAAATCTTATTGTGTTATCTTATGGCATAGgtgattttttgattttatatatCATTGTAAAGAAGTGTTTTTTGTTGAGATTTAAAATAGTTATGTGGCCTTACGATTTTTAAGTTCTTGTTGCTTGTATATTTCAAACTAAATATATGttgattatattatttttatcatAGTTGCTTACAATATTTCTGACTTTATTTTAAACCATAAATGATCTGAATTTCCAGACCAGCGGCAACTTTCTGCGACCGATCGCCTTCAAGCCAATTCCGTTTGAGCCGGACTATCGCATCGcctgccagcagcagcagcagcaccagcagcaactgcagttgcaacagcagcagcaacagcagcagcagcagcagcagcaacaccagcaacaccaacagcaacatcaggcGCTGCAGCTGCCGGCGGAGGGCGGACCGGCGGGGGGCGGGGCCGAGCGGTACGGCTACGGATCGACTCCGTCACTCGCCCCACTGCCCCCCGCATCAGCCCAGAAATTTGGCAGTGAGTAGCAGTTAACATTCCGCTCTATCTAGATTAAATGCCCACTTGACATTGGGGGCAATTCTAAGcgataaattataaattatctATGAAGTGAAGTGAATCCAGTCGACAGGTTGgcttaaatgtattatttttagcaaaaaaaaaaaaacaaaggaaaactGAATATCATTgatatcaatttgatattaaaaatgcCTAAGAATAATATTACTATCGGGATTCATTAGCTTAAGTTATGGAGTCTATAAGTCCATTCTGAAAGACATGGGAAGTACGGAAATTTGAAAGCCTCTGAAAATACGGAAAACATGAAAATAGCTTAAAGTTTTCAAACTCTTTTAAAAGtcatattttaatgtagaatattaggAAAATTAACTAAAAACTCGAAGAGGTATCCCCcatcgaaatcgggatcctaTAACTCGAGTTATGGAATTTGGAAGTTCAGTTTTGGTTTCTGATTCTGAAAGCTCTTAGAAATAcgaaaaattttaacaataCGGAagaatcgaacatgaaaatgggctaaaACTTGGACCCTCTAAAAaagataataattttaatgtagaatattagatAATTAAACCACGAACTCATAGAGGCATCctacttcgaaatcgggatccaataactcaagttatggaatctagaagtgcaaTTTTAGGTCCACATTCTGAACCACATTGGAAATGcgaaaaaatcgaacatgaaaatggtcTAAAATTGGGACtctgtataaaaaaaaaaattttaatttcgaGTATTAGGGAATTTGAgtacaaactcatagaggtatcccacttcaaaatTGGAATCCAACTACTGAAGTTATGAATAaaagaagtgcagttttgggttccttTTCTGAAAAcaattggaaatacggaaaaatcgaagaTGCAAATGGTCTAAAACTGGGACcctcttaaaaaataattaatttaatgtgGAATATTAGATAATTCAACCCTAAACTTTTTGAATAATAGGTACCACGGATCTGCGCCACCTGGCTGCTCGGCGACGCAATCATCGTCTGCTGCAGCGCTGCAGCAACGAGGACGCCCTGACCCTTGACCTCTTGGTCACAGGGAGCCACGACAGACCCGATGGGGCCAGCAGGTGTGTTTCTATTATATATACACTGAtctataaatttatttacttactttacttattttacttattttatcTGCAGCAAGAGCAGCGGCACAGTGGTGGGCAGCAGCGACCTGACGCCCTCGCCCTCGGACTCGGGGATCTCGGAACTGGAGGCGGCCCTCAAGGATCGCGACTCGGAGCTCTCGTACCTGCGGCAGGCCATGGAGCACAATGAGAAAGTAATTTTCCAAGTCCAAAAGGTTAAGCAGGCAGCCGCCCGCCCTCTGAACCCTCTGCTTTTGATGCAtatcttatttttgttttatactttatttaaacattttcgatCAGGACAAGGAGGTGTACTGGGAGCACGAGACGCAGCGGCTGCGACTCTTCTACGAGGGTCAGCAGCGGGAGTGCCAGCTGAAGCTGCGCAAGATGGAGCAGCTCCTGGGGCTGCAGCAGTTCCAGCTGAAGCAGCACAAGCTGCGCCAGTCGGAGCAGGTGCAACggctgcagcagcaactggATCTGGCCCGCGACGCCAGCCAGGGGCTGCAGCAGCAGGTGGACGCACTGCGTCACCAGCTGGAGGACAGCGAGTGGCGCGTCTGCGAGCGCAACGGGGAGATAGCTTTACTCAAGACGCAGCTCAAGGAGGCGCATGTATGTATCACTGTTTAGATTCCTGGTCAGAATATTATTGATTAATATTGCCTTGATTTCTTGCAGCTGGAAATCAACATGAAGGATCATGCGATTGTCAGCCTGaagcacagcagcaacaggagcagcagcaacagcaacagcagcaacagcaacagcaacagcaactccAGCGACAGCAAGTCCTGTGAAATAACCACAAGCCAAAGTCAACCAAAGCAGCAGGCGAAGGAggaacagcagcaacagcagcaacagcagcagcagcagcagcaggaatttcagcagcaacagcaacatcagcagtttcagcagcaacaacagaaGCAGCAACTTCAGCAACTGaatcaacagcagcaacagcagcaggagttgcaacagcaacagcaacatcagcagtttcagcagcaacagcagcaacagcaacagcagcaacatcagctactcaaacagcagcaacagcaacatcagctaCTCAatcaacagcaacagcagcaacacaaccagcagcaacacaagCCACCAAACCAGCCTGaccagcagcagctgcagaaGATCATCACGCTGAAGGATCAGGTGATTGGAGCCCTCACCAGCGAACTGGCCAAGTTGCGCAAGGAGCTCTCCGACCTGGCCATTGCCCACGAGTACGGCGAGGAGCCCTGTGGCCGCTACACTCGCCTCAAGCAGCAGCTAGACAACCTGAACGAGATCTGCCAGAAGACACGAAAGTACACCACATCAGCAGCATCTCCGACTGTTCCGGCTGCCAACCAGGATCTGCCGCTGCCCAAGCTGGATGTCCTGGTTCAGCGATTGCAGCTGGATCAGGGACAGGCTCCGCAGCAAACGCTGGACACCCTCATTGAGGAGTCGACCACATATGCCGAGGACATAGCCAAGCTGCGCCAGAAACTGGATGACTTTCGGCTGAACCTGGAGCTGGAGAAGCGCCAGTGGTGCGCCGAGAAGGACAAGGTGCTGGGCTACCAGAAGCAGCTGCAGGCCCACTACATCCACATGTACCAGAAGCTGCGATGCCTGGACAGCGGACAGGGAGGAGCAGCCGCTGGCGGAGCAATGGAGGCCACCAATGGCCACTGAGAGGTGTTCCAGGAAGAGCAGGCAATGGTGCTATCGCCGCCGGGGCAGTAAAACTAAGGATCCAAGGGAAAACAGTCTTTAAAGTACATTTCTTCGCAGCAGctgttttcaaaaaaatactCTTCTACACCACAAAACTTTAAGGAAAAATTGACCAATATATGTAATAGTTATCATCAAACTGTCAATTTGACCAACGAAATAGTTACCCTCCCAACAACAAAATACACACAACTCACCATTTTATGGTAGTTTTACCATAAACGAAATAGTTACAATCCCAAACACAAAATACACACAAGTTACCATTTAATGGTAGTCCCCCAACAACAAAATACACACAACTTACCATTTCATGGTAATTTTACTATTAACGAAATAGTTACTCCCCCAACAATAAATTCACACATCTCACCATTTTATGGTAATTTTACCATTAACGAAATAGTTACTATCCCAAACACAAAATACACTCAAGTTACCATTTAATGGTAGTTTTTCTATTAATGAAATAGTTACTCCCCCAACAACAAAATACACACAACTTACCATTTCATGGTAATTTTACTATTAACGAAATAGTTACTCCCCCAACAATAAATTCACACAACTCACCATTTTATGGTAATTTTACTATTAAATAGTAACCAAAGCAACAATACAATACACATCACTATTTTTAACAGTTGTTAACCTTTTTCGACAGTTACGTAACTATTCGTCTTGGTCAATTTCACCCATAAAATTTGCTTGTGTGTTTTAAATAACGTATACAAATGTTTCAAATATCTTTCCAGAGGTTATAATACTAAATGacaattttattgttttaaattataacTAGAACATAACTATAAGGATTTATAGTAATGTTctacattattattatcatttaGGAgcaattaattgtttttaacaACTGACTTGTCTCCGAGTTTCTAGCAATTTGTTTCAAAAaccaaacaattttttttttaaatgttgtatACTATTTTGAACGCAGCTGTTTAGTAATTTCTCAGTACTATATTTTCAAAACGTTTTTCTTGGGCGAATAACAAAAATGTTCCCAAATTATAAATGTTACTTATTTCCCGTATTAAGTGCacattatttttatagtcAAAAGGTACTATGGTTAATAACTGCTTAGAATTCTATTCATTGGATAGAAAACCTAGCTAAGCCTTGCAGATTTGATAATACCCACATTTCTCCAGCGACTTTCCACAATTTCCTTCCCTGGGCGATAAATAATACACGATTTTCGATATTACTAGAGTTGATATACACAAAACTCtatcaaatatttatacaaaatatgcatatattattttttttgtttttaatattttacaaatatatatataatatgtatacttttaatttattaaatgtaattataaacgagaaaaaaaacatttgtgATTTCGCATGttgaatataataatatatattgatatatatatatgtcgTTCCATTATGTATATGCAATACAAAATTATGGTAATGAAATAAcaagattttgttttttatttatgaggACCAGCGCTACAGATAATGTGCAGGATCAATAAATGGTAAATGACTCAACTGGAGGCTAAatataaagtatatgtatttggtaattaaaaaaataaaaaaaaagtatataagTTAATACAAtcgttactcgtagattaCATAGTAGGCTTAATGCAAAGGCCTGTCCTGGGATCGGAATCTTGTCAAGATCAGGTCAACTAACTGTGTAAGACTAAGGTAGATCGATTTGTTTGAGACAAAAAACATAGGTAAACACAATCTTTATaagaaaacaaataataaaatgatAGGCTTAATTTTGGACGgctataaaattaaaaacggtTCTATTGTGACAAAAGTAAAAAGTAATATTGATTAGGTAATCTTAAAGAAATCAAGAAGTCTTTACTCCAAGGCAAAATGTCAATTTTGAAAGTTCGCAAGTTCTGTTTCTCAACTCACTTTGATATTAGAATTTCGTTTGAGCAACGCATTTATCTTACTTGTCTACCAAGAAAAAGTTATGAAAAAACAGAAAGCCTTTCCGATTGGCTAAAGGAAGTTCCTATTTAAGTTAGGCAAAATTTCCGCATTTTTTAcaaaagaaaatgttttaacaaaaataaatcattttcgtttcaagaaaatagttttttgaaaaaaacataTGCCAATATGACAGCTTGTTCTTAGAGAAAATATACCCAAACAAGTGTTTCCTTGTTGTTTCTTGTGGGTTGAATACAAAGTGATATTGATTACAAGTTTATATATAGAAAATGGTGGCagtttcaaagttgattttaCGCctgaaatatgaaaaatagCCTTGGGCTCTCCTTGGGATTACGTTTTTCCGCCTTCAATGGTCTCATGTCAAACAAATCGCTccacaacacacacacactcttcTGGCAGTCGCACACACTCATTCGCTCTTAGATGTATGTATAGCTATGGAGGGATCCTGGGATGGCGATCCTGGGCATCTGGGATCTGCGCTTAGGCGCACTCCTCCACATAGGTGGCCGGAAAGATGCCGATGTGGTTGCGCAGGGCGCCCAGCCACCAGCCGTCGTCCTGCTTGGCATGC includes these proteins:
- the LOC119557811 gene encoding probable serine/threonine-protein kinase yakA, with translation MSAATHMAMPAHAVPPPGTPPVLGGSGCSNLNLNLSLPAGKRGHKRSVSLENNAPLALRGTPSLGQSSLGSPLLQFGQGPNPGPGHSQAFHTGTLKSRQEQRRLSQKFGSHSNLDDEGVGIGVGGGMGGGMGLHMRSKFQNIRQMFELSRSCVGGGGGGGGGCGDGRGGGAEEEAMQSLPATLPQQQQQQRRTTPIAGGSRPQQQQLGEAEQTSGNFLRPIAFKPIPFEPDYRIACQQQQQHQQQLQLQQQQQQQQQQQQQHQQHQQQHQALQLPAEGGPAGGGAERYGYGSTPSLAPLPPASAQKFGSTTDLRHLAARRRNHRLLQRCSNEDALTLDLLVTGSHDRPDGASSKSSGTVVGSSDLTPSPSDSGISELEAALKDRDSELSYLRQAMEHNEKDKEVYWEHETQRLRLFYEGQQRECQLKLRKMEQLLGLQQFQLKQHKLRQSEQVQRLQQQLDLARDASQGLQQQVDALRHQLEDSEWRVCERNGEIALLKTQLKEAHLEINMKDHAIVSLKHSSNRSSSNSNSSNSNSNSNSSDSKSCEITTSQSQPKQQAKEEQQQQQQQQQQQQQEFQQQQQHQQFQQQQQKQQLQQLNQQQQQQQELQQQHQPDQQQLQKIITLKDQVIGALTSELAKLRKELSDLAIAHEYGEEPCGRYTRLKQQLDNLNEICQKTRKYTTSAASPTVPAANQDLPLPKLDVLVQRLQLDQGQAPQQTLDTLIEESTTYAEDIAKLRQKLDDFRLNLELEKRQWCAEKDKVLGYQKQLQAHYIHMYQKLRCLDSGQGGAAAGGAMEATNGH